One genomic window of Candidatus Polarisedimenticolaceae bacterium includes the following:
- the sufC gene encoding Fe-S cluster assembly ATPase SufC, whose translation MLKIRNLHARVEGAEILHGVDLEVKAGEVHAIMGPNGSGKSTLAGVLAGRDVYEVTEGSVLYDGKDLLDLDPEDRAREGVFLAFQYPVEIPGVSNLYFLRAALNAKRKQQGLDEMDAMDFLALVRDKMKLVEMDETFLHRSVNEGFSGGEKKRNEIFQMAVLEPRLAILDETDSGLDIDALKIVANGVNLLRAPDRATIVVTHYQRLLDYIVPDRVHVLAEGRIVRSGDAGLARELEAKGYGWLEEAAR comes from the coding sequence ATGCTGAAGATCCGAAACCTGCACGCGCGCGTGGAGGGCGCCGAGATCCTCCACGGCGTCGACCTCGAGGTGAAGGCCGGCGAGGTCCACGCGATCATGGGACCGAACGGCTCCGGCAAGAGCACGCTGGCGGGCGTGCTCGCGGGGCGGGACGTCTACGAGGTGACCGAGGGCTCGGTTCTCTACGACGGCAAGGACCTGCTCGACCTCGACCCGGAGGACCGCGCGCGCGAAGGGGTGTTCCTCGCGTTCCAGTACCCGGTCGAGATCCCCGGCGTCAGCAACCTCTACTTCCTGCGCGCCGCGCTCAACGCCAAGCGCAAGCAGCAGGGACTCGACGAGATGGACGCGATGGACTTCCTCGCGCTCGTCCGCGACAAGATGAAGCTCGTCGAGATGGACGAGACGTTCCTCCACCGCTCCGTGAACGAGGGGTTCTCGGGGGGCGAGAAGAAACGCAACGAGATCTTCCAGATGGCGGTCCTCGAGCCGCGCCTGGCGATCCTCGACGAGACCGACTCGGGCCTCGACATCGACGCGCTGAAGATCGTGGCGAACGGCGTGAACCTGCTGCGCGCCCCCGACCGCGCGACGATCGTCGTGACCCACTACCAGCGCCTGCTCGACTACATCGTTCCCGACCGCGTGCACGTGCTGGCCGAAGGGCGGATCGTCCGCTCCGGGGACGCCGGGCTCGCGCGGGAGCTCGAGGCGAAGGGGTACGGCTGGCTCGAAGAGGCCGCGCGATGA
- the sufD gene encoding Fe-S cluster assembly protein SufD encodes MTVKATPDAVASLRDRARARFEALGFPTTRDEEWRQTSVSAIAKAAFAATPSAPIATTELQATGLFPGPGARVVLVDGRLDQERTDLSALVGVSVRPIAEAPEDLLGAVAPWENRPFAAWNTSAFDEGVFVDVAPGARVSAPIDVVHVATSGPKPRATHPRVAIRLGDGAEADVIETFLSLGDGETLTNAVTEIALGPNAKLDHQKIQAEAAQSWHVATLQARQARDSRFHSHNVSFGAAVVRNDVGAVLDGENAECHLYGLTLADGRQVVDNHTTLDHAKPHCPSWEMYKAILAGQARSIFNGRILVRQDAQKTDAKQSNRNLILSREALAFTRPQLEIYANDVKCTHGATIGRLDEEQLFYLRSRGIRRAEAHELLIHAFAAEVLDKIDRSDVRERIVAKMERRLPHLTGSCDRCAYGRV; translated from the coding sequence ATGACGGTGAAGGCCACCCCCGACGCCGTCGCGTCGCTGCGGGACCGCGCGCGCGCGCGCTTCGAGGCGCTCGGGTTCCCGACGACGCGCGACGAGGAGTGGCGGCAGACCTCGGTCTCGGCGATCGCGAAGGCCGCGTTCGCCGCGACCCCGAGCGCCCCGATCGCGACGACCGAGCTCCAGGCGACGGGGCTGTTCCCCGGTCCCGGCGCGCGCGTGGTGCTCGTGGACGGCCGCCTGGACCAGGAGCGGACCGACCTCTCCGCGCTCGTCGGCGTCTCCGTCCGGCCGATCGCGGAGGCCCCCGAGGACCTGCTCGGCGCCGTCGCCCCCTGGGAGAACCGCCCGTTCGCCGCCTGGAACACGTCGGCGTTCGACGAGGGCGTGTTCGTCGACGTCGCTCCGGGAGCCAGGGTCTCCGCCCCGATCGACGTCGTGCACGTGGCGACTTCGGGGCCCAAGCCCCGCGCCACCCACCCGCGCGTCGCGATCCGCCTGGGAGACGGGGCCGAGGCCGACGTGATCGAGACGTTCTTGTCCCTGGGAGACGGAGAGACGCTCACGAACGCGGTCACCGAGATCGCGCTCGGCCCGAACGCCAAGCTCGACCATCAGAAGATCCAGGCCGAGGCGGCGCAATCGTGGCACGTCGCGACCCTCCAGGCGCGGCAGGCCCGGGACAGCCGCTTCCATTCCCACAACGTGAGCTTCGGCGCCGCCGTCGTGCGCAACGACGTCGGCGCGGTCCTCGACGGCGAGAACGCCGAGTGCCACCTCTACGGCCTCACGCTCGCCGACGGCCGCCAGGTCGTGGACAACCACACGACCCTCGACCACGCGAAGCCGCACTGTCCGAGCTGGGAGATGTACAAGGCGATCCTCGCGGGCCAGGCGCGGTCGATCTTCAACGGCCGCATCCTCGTCCGGCAGGACGCCCAGAAAACCGACGCCAAGCAGTCGAACCGCAACCTGATCCTCTCGCGCGAGGCGCTGGCGTTCACGCGCCCCCAGCTCGAGATCTACGCCAACGACGTGAAGTGCACGCACGGGGCGACGATCGGTCGCCTCGACGAGGAGCAGCTGTTCTACCTGCGCTCGCGCGGGATCCGCCGCGCGGAGGCCCACGAGCTGCTGATCCACGCCTTCGCCGCGGAGGTCCTCGACAAGATCGACCGCTCGGACGTGCGCGAGCGGATCGTCGCCAAGATGGAGCGGCGCCTGCCGCACCTCACCGGGAGCTGCGACCGATGCGCGTACGGCCGGGTGTGA
- a CDS encoding cysteine desulfurase, which yields MRVRPGVTPEAVLDVEAVRRDFPMLSREVRGRPLVYLDNANSTHKPVEAVETERRFYTEQYSNIHRGVYLLSQEATERYDAARARVARFLNAADPREIVFVRGTTEAMNLVARCFGAPRLSPGDEVLVSGMEHHSGIVPWQMACEEKGARLRVIPVLDDGTLDLSAAERLFSPRTRVLSVIHVSNALGTVNDAKALVAMAKRHGVPVVLDGAQTISHLPVDVRDLDCDFYAFSGHKLFGPTGIGVLYGKASHLDAMPPYQGGGNMIHTVTFEKTTYAATPFKFEAGTTNIAGTLGLAAAIDYVERVGWDAIAAHERLLTERVLAVLAEIPEVRLVGRPAEGVPVFSLVVDGIHPHDVGTVLDLDGVCIRAGHHCAQPLMRRFGVPATVRASFAFYNTVEEADALGRALRRTIEVFRG from the coding sequence ATGCGCGTACGGCCGGGTGTGACGCCGGAGGCGGTCCTCGACGTCGAGGCGGTCCGCCGCGACTTTCCGATGCTCTCCCGCGAGGTGCGGGGAAGGCCGCTCGTCTACCTCGACAACGCGAACAGCACGCACAAGCCCGTCGAGGCCGTCGAAACCGAGAGGCGCTTCTACACCGAGCAGTATTCGAACATCCATCGGGGGGTGTACCTCCTCAGCCAGGAGGCGACCGAGCGCTACGACGCGGCCCGCGCGCGCGTCGCGCGGTTCCTGAACGCCGCCGATCCCCGCGAGATCGTCTTCGTGCGCGGAACGACCGAGGCGATGAACCTCGTCGCGCGGTGCTTCGGCGCCCCCCGGCTCTCCCCGGGCGACGAGGTCCTGGTCTCGGGGATGGAGCACCACTCCGGGATCGTTCCCTGGCAGATGGCGTGCGAGGAGAAGGGGGCGAGGCTTCGCGTCATCCCGGTCCTCGACGACGGCACGCTCGACCTTTCGGCCGCGGAGCGCCTGTTCTCCCCGCGGACCAGGGTGCTGTCGGTCATCCACGTCTCGAACGCGCTCGGCACCGTCAACGACGCCAAGGCGCTCGTCGCGATGGCGAAGCGGCACGGCGTGCCGGTCGTTCTCGACGGCGCGCAGACGATCTCCCACCTGCCCGTGGACGTGCGGGACCTCGACTGCGACTTCTACGCCTTCTCCGGACACAAGCTGTTCGGCCCGACCGGGATCGGCGTCCTCTACGGGAAGGCGTCCCATCTCGACGCGATGCCCCCCTACCAGGGGGGCGGGAACATGATCCACACGGTCACCTTCGAGAAGACGACCTACGCCGCGACGCCGTTCAAGTTCGAGGCGGGGACGACGAACATCGCGGGAACGCTCGGGCTCGCCGCCGCGATCGACTACGTGGAGCGCGTGGGATGGGACGCGATCGCCGCGCACGAGCGGCTCCTCACCGAGCGCGTGCTCGCGGTCCTGGCGGAGATCCCCGAGGTGCGGCTCGTCGGCCGGCCGGCCGAAGGCGTCCCGGTCTTCTCGCTCGTCGTCGACGGGATCCACCCGCACGACGTGGGCACCGTGCTCGACCTCGACGGGGTGTGCATCCGGGCGGGGCACCACTGCGCGCAGCCGCTGATGCGACGCTTCGGCGTGCCGGCGACCGTCCGCGCGTCGTTCGCCTTCTACAACACCGTCGAGGAGGCCGACGCGCTCGGCCGCGCGCTGCGCCGGACGATCGAGGTATTCCGCGGATGA
- a CDS encoding SUF system NifU family Fe-S cluster assembly protein, with translation MNDLRDLYQEVILDHSKRPRNRRAIEGASHLANGRNPLCGDTLVLYLAVDGDVIRDVAFQGEGCAISTASASMLTDAVKGKTVAQARAMFETFHHLLTDGAAGAGELGKLAVFSGVREFPVRVKCATLAWHTLMAALEKRDSASTE, from the coding sequence ATGAACGACCTTCGCGACCTCTACCAGGAGGTGATCCTCGACCACTCGAAGCGCCCGCGGAACCGCCGGGCGATCGAGGGGGCGAGCCACCTCGCCAACGGGCGGAACCCGCTGTGCGGCGACACGCTGGTGCTCTACCTCGCCGTGGACGGAGACGTCATCCGCGACGTCGCCTTCCAGGGGGAAGGGTGCGCGATCTCGACCGCCTCCGCGTCGATGCTGACCGACGCGGTGAAGGGGAAGACGGTCGCGCAGGCCCGCGCGATGTTCGAGACCTTCCACCACCTGCTCACCGACGGCGCCGCGGGCGCGGGGGAGCTCGGCAAGCTCGCGGTGTTCTCGGGGGTCCGGGAGTTCCCGGTGCGGGTCAAGTGCGCCACGCTCGCCTGGCACACCCTGATGGCGGCCCTCGAAAAGCGCGACAGCGCCTCGACGGAGTGA
- a CDS encoding iron-sulfur cluster assembly protein, with the protein MSQTGVDPFAIEQQAIEQIKTVFDPEIPVNIWELGLIYGVEVSPEGRVTVKMTLTSPMCPSAQELPLEVEQKVRSVGGVTDAKVDIVWEPMWTKDMMSDVARLKLGFF; encoded by the coding sequence ATGAGCCAGACCGGCGTCGATCCTTTCGCGATCGAGCAGCAGGCGATCGAGCAGATCAAGACCGTTTTCGATCCCGAGATCCCGGTGAACATCTGGGAGCTCGGCCTCATCTACGGCGTCGAGGTCTCCCCCGAGGGCCGCGTCACGGTGAAGATGACCCTCACCTCGCCGATGTGCCCGTCCGCCCAGGAGCTTCCCCTCGAGGTCGAACAGAAGGTACGCTCCGTCGGCGGCGTCACCGACGCCAAGGTGGACATCGTCTGGGAGCCGATGTGGACGAAGGACATGATGAGCGACGTGGCCCGCCTGAAGCTGGGCTTCTTCTGA
- a CDS encoding sulfatase-like hydrolase/transferase, whose product MDEGHDERRGPPEAGLLLRPSLVAALAGCATLLSCGSPAPGWPDAPIVVVSIDTLRSDRLPSYGYGGVATPALDALARGSIRFERAYTHAPLTLPAHASLFTGALPAEHGVRDNLGYALDPKKTPTLARRLQERGYATGAFVSSFVLRGASGIADGFDVYDDAIEAGTNPGESQRSGFETLRQADRWLATVKGRPFFLFVHLYEPHAPYAPPDPFRERYAAHPYDGEVATADAIVGGLFDALRREGAWDRAIVVVLSDHGEGLGEHGEDEHGLFVYRTTLQVPLFVKLPAGERGGTTDAVPAGLAEIAPTLLAAVAGGEGRTLLDPGRPAVPVFSETAYPRLHFGWSDLASAIDGRRHWIEAPRPELYDLEADPGESNDLAARESGGTLASFARERRVVPEPPSPLDAEARAKLASLGYLGGASAPGEGDDLPDPKDRVADANALRLGMRTLAEGDPAGAAKVLEPVLARNPRLTDGWESLARARDALGDVEGAVEAWDRALSGSGGDPVFALGAATTMLRAGKLAEAEALARVAVDAKLAGATEVLARAALLGGNVAEAERLAQAAVAEQPDRFPPRILYAQVLLARHRPKEALEEITRIVAAFRARTQQDPSLLRGAALVRGRALAALGDPQNAIAAYRAEIGMFPDQAAAYGDLAVMLAMAGDPQAARATIARLQEVVPRPVFEAEVRRVQAMLQRPR is encoded by the coding sequence GTGGACGAAGGACATGATGAGCGACGTGGCCCGCCTGAAGCTGGGCTTCTTCTGAGGCCCTCGCTCGTCGCCGCCCTGGCGGGCTGCGCCACGCTCCTGAGCTGCGGCTCCCCGGCTCCGGGCTGGCCCGACGCGCCGATCGTCGTCGTTTCCATCGACACGCTGCGCTCCGACCGCCTGCCGTCCTACGGATACGGCGGCGTCGCCACCCCCGCGCTCGATGCACTCGCCCGGGGCTCCATCCGGTTCGAGCGCGCCTACACGCACGCGCCGCTGACGCTCCCGGCCCACGCCTCCCTGTTCACGGGGGCGCTCCCCGCCGAGCACGGCGTGCGCGACAACCTCGGCTACGCGCTCGACCCGAAGAAGACCCCGACGCTCGCCCGGCGCCTCCAGGAGCGCGGGTACGCCACCGGGGCCTTCGTCTCGTCGTTCGTGCTGCGCGGCGCGTCGGGGATCGCGGACGGCTTCGACGTCTACGACGACGCGATCGAGGCGGGTACGAATCCCGGCGAGTCGCAACGCTCCGGGTTCGAGACGCTGCGCCAGGCGGACCGGTGGCTCGCCACGGTGAAGGGCCGTCCCTTCTTCCTCTTCGTCCACCTCTACGAGCCGCACGCCCCGTACGCGCCCCCCGATCCCTTTCGCGAGCGTTACGCGGCCCACCCGTACGACGGCGAGGTCGCGACGGCGGACGCGATCGTGGGCGGCCTGTTCGACGCCCTGCGCCGCGAGGGGGCGTGGGACCGCGCGATCGTCGTCGTGTTGTCCGACCACGGCGAAGGACTCGGCGAACACGGCGAGGACGAACACGGCCTGTTCGTGTACCGCACGACCCTGCAGGTCCCGCTCTTCGTGAAGCTCCCCGCGGGCGAGCGCGGCGGGACGACCGACGCCGTGCCCGCGGGGCTCGCCGAGATCGCTCCGACCCTGCTCGCGGCCGTTGCGGGAGGCGAGGGGCGCACGCTCCTCGATCCGGGGCGTCCGGCCGTCCCCGTCTTCTCGGAGACGGCCTACCCCCGCCTCCACTTCGGCTGGAGCGACCTCGCCTCCGCGATCGACGGCCGCCGGCACTGGATCGAAGCCCCGCGCCCGGAGCTCTACGACCTCGAGGCCGACCCCGGAGAGTCGAACGACCTCGCCGCGCGGGAATCCGGCGGAACGCTCGCGTCATTCGCCCGCGAACGGCGGGTCGTGCCCGAGCCTCCATCCCCCCTCGACGCCGAGGCGCGCGCGAAGCTCGCCTCCCTCGGCTACCTCGGAGGAGCCTCGGCGCCGGGCGAGGGAGACGACCTCCCCGACCCCAAGGACCGCGTCGCCGACGCCAACGCCCTTCGCCTCGGAATGCGCACCCTCGCCGAAGGGGACCCCGCCGGGGCGGCGAAGGTCCTCGAGCCGGTGCTGGCGCGCAACCCGCGCCTCACCGACGGATGGGAGTCGCTCGCGCGGGCGCGCGACGCCCTCGGCGACGTCGAGGGCGCGGTGGAGGCGTGGGACCGCGCCCTGTCCGGCTCGGGAGGCGACCCGGTCTTCGCCCTCGGCGCCGCGACGACGATGCTGCGTGCCGGGAAACTCGCCGAGGCGGAGGCGCTGGCGCGCGTCGCGGTGGACGCGAAGCTCGCGGGCGCCACGGAGGTGCTGGCGCGGGCGGCGCTGCTCGGCGGGAACGTCGCCGAGGCGGAGCGGCTCGCGCAGGCGGCGGTCGCCGAGCAGCCCGATCGATTCCCGCCGCGCATCCTGTACGCGCAGGTGCTGCTCGCACGGCACCGCCCGAAGGAGGCGCTCGAGGAGATCACCCGGATCGTCGCCGCCTTCCGCGCGAGGACGCAGCAGGATCCCTCGCTGCTCCGCGGGGCCGCGCTCGTGCGCGGCCGCGCCCTCGCCGCCCTGGGCGATCCGCAGAACGCCATCGCGGCCTACCGCGCCGAGATCGGGATGTTCCCCGACCAGGCCGCCGCCTACGGCGATCTCGCCGTGATGCTCGCGATGGCGGGGGATCCCCAGGCGGCGCGCGCCACGATCGCGCGCCTGCAGGAGGTCGTCCCCCGCCCGGTCTTCGAGGCGGAAGTCCGACGGGTCCAGGCGATGCTGCAGCGACCCCGATGA
- a CDS encoding PP2C family protein-serine/threonine phosphatase has translation MSRRDPDTPLLRTVFDDARRPGITRSIRDDVATLRRFYLTDAQKRKIEQAHALGRAWLTSFYLLRALLLRLSPNRRVLLAACLAIAAFLNTSRVRVGEGVDLTLSFWPLAVLGLLALLALELKDKLVARDEIELARAVQLSLLPRAHPRLGAWRVWSASVPANDVGGDLADYVPVAEGRLGLALGDVAGKGMAAALLAAKLQATLRALAPSHAGLDGLGRAVNAILVRDGLENRFATLFYAEVDQRSGRVRFLNAGHNPALVIRGGAVETLPANGIPLGMFDGARYAESAVTLSPGDTLVVHSDGVNEAEDPDGEAFGDARLHAIVGRDGALPPEALGRAILEAVAAFQGPGKPRDDQSVLVLRYAPEPVISDSHEADPVA, from the coding sequence ATGAGCAGGCGAGATCCCGACACGCCGCTGCTGCGCACCGTGTTCGACGACGCGCGACGACCCGGGATCACGCGCTCGATCCGCGACGACGTCGCCACGCTCCGGCGCTTCTACCTGACCGACGCGCAGAAGCGGAAGATCGAGCAGGCCCACGCGCTCGGGCGCGCGTGGCTCACGTCGTTCTACCTGCTGCGCGCCCTGCTGCTGCGCCTGTCCCCCAACCGGCGCGTGCTCCTCGCCGCGTGCCTGGCGATCGCCGCCTTCCTGAACACCTCCCGCGTCCGGGTCGGCGAGGGCGTGGACCTGACGCTGTCGTTCTGGCCGCTGGCGGTGCTGGGCCTGCTCGCGCTCCTCGCGCTCGAACTCAAGGACAAGCTGGTCGCGCGCGACGAGATCGAGCTCGCGCGCGCGGTGCAGCTGTCGCTCCTCCCGCGCGCGCACCCGCGCCTGGGCGCGTGGCGGGTCTGGAGCGCCTCCGTCCCCGCGAACGACGTCGGCGGCGACCTCGCCGACTACGTGCCCGTCGCGGAGGGCCGCCTCGGTCTCGCGCTCGGGGACGTCGCCGGGAAGGGCATGGCGGCCGCCCTGCTCGCGGCGAAGCTCCAGGCGACCCTTCGCGCGCTCGCGCCCTCGCACGCCGGGCTCGACGGCCTCGGGCGCGCGGTGAACGCCATCCTCGTGCGCGACGGCCTCGAGAACCGGTTCGCCACGTTGTTCTACGCGGAGGTCGACCAACGCTCCGGCCGCGTCCGTTTCCTCAACGCAGGGCACAACCCCGCCCTCGTGATCCGCGGCGGAGCCGTCGAGACGCTCCCGGCGAACGGGATCCCGCTCGGCATGTTCGACGGCGCGCGGTACGCCGAGTCCGCCGTCACGCTCTCCCCCGGCGACACCCTCGTCGTGCACTCCGACGGGGTGAACGAGGCGGAGGACCCCGACGGCGAGGCGTTCGGCGACGCGCGACTCCACGCGATCGTCGGTCGCGACGGGGCGCTTCCTCCCGAGGCGCTCGGCCGGGCGATTCTCGAAGCGGTCGCCGCCTTTCAGGGTCCGGGGAAGCCGCGCGACGACCAGTCGGTGCTCGTCCTGCGTTACGCCCCCGAACCCGTGATTTCGGATTCGCACGAGGCCGATCCCGTCGCTTGA